From the Limosilactobacillus panis genome, one window contains:
- a CDS encoding endonuclease MutS2 yields MNHKIIETLEFNQIKASLANYLVSAAGRQELAALMPATDFDTVHQMLEETTDGADILRLEGGIPLPKLADVKPQMKRLRIGANLNGTELAQVTRVLQASMSVQNFFDQMREKKIKLRVLEGVVDRLVTIPSVTRRLIQSVDPDGRITDEASPKLHGIRQLITKTEDEIRQQMDHYTTGRNAKYLSEPIVTVRNDRFVIPVLARYRNKFGGVVHDQSASGQTLYIEPGAVMEDNNRLRQAQIEEKQEVLRVLAELSALITPYRHDILNNEQLLGHLDFVNAKAALAHQMKASLPLLSRDNVVNLRKARHPLIARDKVVANDIKIGEDYQVIIITGPNTGGKTITLKTLGIIQLMGQSGLFIPTEEGSTIAVFDNIFADIGDEQSLEQNLSTFSGHMDNVKAILDRITNRSLVLLDELGAGTDPKEGAALAMSILDAIGAKGSMVVITTHYPELKVYGYDRAKTINASMEFDQETLKPTYRLLLGIPGRSNGLEIAQRLGISTTIIDEARSLVSDDSQDLNKMIGDLVEQRRAAREENERLTKLVAQNQAKEKELTAKLDRFNEQRDKLFDQARSKANHQVSMAKRKANRIIHHLRQLEVQQGANVKENQLIDAQGALNALHQENPRLKNNSVLKRAKAKHDLHKGDSVLVKSYGQYGELLNRRGNHKWEVQIGILKMEIDERDLEKVAKKDLPKDKTTQPQKPAVRTTQTRRTSARLDLRGHRYEEAMGELSNFIDHALLNNLSSVTIIHGKGTGALRKGTQQYLQSNPRVKSFSYASPNNGGDGATIVNL; encoded by the coding sequence ATGAATCACAAAATTATTGAAACACTTGAGTTTAATCAGATCAAGGCGTCACTTGCCAACTACCTGGTTTCCGCAGCGGGCCGGCAGGAACTGGCAGCATTAATGCCGGCAACGGATTTTGACACGGTTCACCAGATGCTGGAAGAAACCACCGATGGGGCCGATATCTTGCGTCTAGAAGGTGGGATCCCCCTTCCTAAATTAGCAGATGTTAAGCCACAAATGAAGCGGTTGCGGATTGGTGCCAACCTAAACGGGACCGAATTAGCACAGGTGACAAGGGTCCTTCAAGCCAGCATGAGTGTGCAGAACTTCTTTGACCAGATGCGGGAGAAGAAGATTAAACTACGGGTCCTTGAAGGGGTTGTCGACCGTCTCGTAACCATTCCTTCCGTAACACGGCGGCTAATTCAATCGGTTGACCCGGACGGGCGAATTACGGATGAAGCCTCCCCCAAACTACACGGTATCCGTCAGCTGATTACGAAGACAGAAGATGAGATTCGCCAGCAAATGGACCACTACACCACCGGGAGGAACGCTAAGTATTTGAGCGAGCCAATCGTGACGGTACGTAATGACCGGTTCGTTATTCCCGTCCTCGCCCGTTACCGGAATAAGTTCGGTGGGGTGGTGCATGACCAGAGTGCGAGTGGCCAGACCCTCTACATTGAGCCGGGGGCAGTGATGGAGGATAATAACCGCTTGCGGCAGGCTCAGATTGAGGAAAAGCAGGAAGTTCTGCGAGTCCTCGCCGAGCTGTCGGCGCTCATCACACCCTACCGGCATGACATCTTAAATAACGAGCAACTGCTGGGTCACCTGGACTTCGTAAATGCGAAGGCCGCCTTGGCCCACCAGATGAAGGCTAGCCTACCGTTACTCTCACGAGATAACGTGGTTAACCTTCGTAAGGCCCGTCACCCCCTGATTGCCCGTGATAAGGTGGTCGCTAATGACATTAAGATTGGTGAAGACTACCAGGTGATTATCATCACGGGGCCCAATACCGGTGGTAAGACTATTACTCTAAAGACCTTGGGAATCATTCAGCTGATGGGTCAGTCGGGATTGTTTATTCCGACCGAAGAGGGGAGTACGATTGCCGTGTTCGACAATATCTTTGCCGATATCGGGGATGAACAATCCTTGGAACAAAATCTGAGTACCTTTTCCGGGCACATGGATAATGTGAAGGCAATTCTTGACCGAATCACCAACCGCAGCCTGGTCCTCTTGGATGAACTAGGTGCCGGGACGGACCCGAAAGAAGGGGCGGCACTAGCAATGTCCATTCTCGATGCCATTGGGGCCAAGGGGAGCATGGTGGTAATCACTACCCACTATCCAGAACTCAAGGTCTATGGTTATGACCGGGCCAAGACAATTAACGCCAGCATGGAGTTTGACCAGGAAACGTTGAAGCCAACTTACCGCCTCCTGCTTGGCATTCCGGGACGGTCAAACGGACTGGAAATTGCCCAACGGCTTGGTATCTCAACGACAATCATCGATGAGGCCCGGTCACTGGTCAGTGATGACAGTCAGGATTTGAATAAGATGATTGGTGACTTGGTCGAACAACGGCGTGCGGCCCGGGAAGAAAACGAGCGGTTGACTAAGCTAGTTGCCCAAAACCAGGCAAAGGAAAAGGAATTAACCGCGAAACTTGATCGCTTCAATGAACAACGTGACAAGCTGTTTGACCAAGCACGCTCAAAGGCTAACCACCAGGTATCAATGGCTAAACGCAAGGCTAACCGGATCATTCACCACCTCCGCCAGTTAGAGGTTCAGCAAGGGGCCAACGTCAAGGAGAACCAATTAATTGACGCCCAGGGGGCCCTTAACGCCCTCCACCAGGAGAATCCCCGGCTAAAAAATAATTCCGTCCTTAAACGGGCGAAGGCCAAGCATGACCTTCACAAGGGCGACAGTGTCCTTGTAAAGTCATATGGCCAGTATGGCGAACTGCTTAACCGGCGGGGAAACCATAAGTGGGAAGTTCAGATTGGAATCCTGAAGATGGAGATTGATGAACGAGACCTTGAGAAGGTTGCTAAAAAAGACCTGCCTAAGGATAAGACGACGCAGCCGCAAAAGCCAGCGGTGCGGACAACCCAAACGCGGCGGACTTCTGCCCGGCTTGACCTCCGGGGTCATCGTTATGAGGAAGCAATGGGTGAATTAAGTAACTTCATCGACCACGCCCTCTTGAATAATCTGTCCTCAGTAACGATTATTCACGGTAAAGGTACAGGGGCCTTGCGAAAGGGGACCCAGCAATACCTGCAGAGCAACCCCCGTGTTAAGTCTTTTTCGTATGCCTCACCAAATAATGGTGGTGACGGCGCCACTATTGTTAACTTATAA
- the trxA gene encoding thioredoxin, protein MAVNVTTDQTFEKDTANGVVLIDFWATWCGPCRMQSPVVEALSEDMTNINFFKMDVDQNPETARHFQIMSIPTLMVKKDGQVVDQIVGYHPAEQLKQILQQYAD, encoded by the coding sequence ATGGCAGTAAACGTTACAACCGATCAAACATTTGAAAAAGATACGGCAAATGGAGTTGTGCTAATTGATTTTTGGGCAACTTGGTGTGGACCATGCCGAATGCAGTCACCAGTTGTCGAAGCTTTATCAGAGGATATGACGAACATCAACTTCTTTAAGATGGACGTTGACCAAAACCCGGAAACTGCCCGCCACTTCCAAATCATGAGTATTCCAACACTGATGGTTAAAAAAGACGGTCAGGTTGTTGACCAAATTGTCGGCTATCACCCGGCAGAACAACTCAAACAGATTTTGCAACAATACGCTGACTAG
- a CDS encoding DUF2507 domain-containing protein produces the protein MSQKLYDQLINSPQGLNTGTFRDVILPAILGKETDEMLYWIGKDLARQYPVATTNDLITLTRQLAFGDLTLVKKTTTSQIWRLGGPVIVNRISRDDEETSFGLECGFLAQEVEFQLNTIVEAKVNDRHHDYVEILLENDPQTKSSSERNELVTFIQLQGAPAEKQSGDEKEKPSRLQRLKHGKKKSKEK, from the coding sequence ATGAGTCAAAAACTTTACGACCAACTAATTAACAGCCCCCAGGGCTTGAATACAGGAACGTTTCGTGACGTCATCCTTCCCGCCATTCTGGGGAAAGAGACCGATGAGATGCTCTACTGGATTGGTAAGGACCTGGCACGGCAATACCCCGTAGCCACAACTAACGACCTTATCACTTTGACCCGGCAGCTCGCCTTTGGTGACCTTACCCTGGTAAAGAAAACCACTACTAGTCAAATTTGGCGACTTGGTGGTCCGGTGATCGTCAACCGGATCAGTCGTGATGACGAAGAAACCTCCTTCGGTTTAGAATGCGGTTTCCTCGCCCAGGAGGTTGAATTTCAGCTGAATACAATTGTTGAGGCTAAGGTTAACGACCGTCACCATGACTATGTTGAAATTCTCCTGGAAAACGACCCCCAAACTAAGAGTAGTTCTGAACGAAACGAGTTAGTCACCTTTATCCAACTCCAGGGCGCCCCAGCAGAAAAGCAGTCCGGGGACGAAAAAGAAAAGCCATCCCGTCTGCAACGGTTAAAGCATGGTAAGAAAAAGTCAAAGGAAAAGTAG